The following are encoded in a window of Brettanomyces bruxellensis chromosome 9, complete sequence genomic DNA:
- a CDS encoding uncharacterized protein (SECRETED:SignalP(1-21)) — protein sequence MFLTSLCAIILALFQISAVTALRFEVPALLQPTSQCVREFVSDGQLVVVTINTDGQSGDGQILSVKISGADGSEYRRKDNVVGSFKVAFTAKSSSSFDICFENKIQPGFRSNGRDLKRQIELDVEAGAAARDWNAIQAAEKLKPAEVELRKTDEMIDDIASELEYLVRREERLRDTNESTNRRVRNFGILIIVVLLSVGMYQIRYMRNYFRSKHIL from the coding sequence ATGTTTTTGACCTCCTTGTGTGCGATAATATTGGcccttttccaaatttcagCGGTCACCGCACTTAGATTCGAAGTGCCAGCATTACTACAACCTACTTCACAATGTGTGCGTGAGTTTGTCTCCGATGGCCAGCTTGTTGTTGTGACGATCAATACTGATGGCCAAAGTGGCGATGGCCAAATTTTGTCCGTCAAGATTTCCGGGGCAGATGGCAGTGAATACCGTAGAAAGGATAATGTCGTTGGTTCGTTTAAGGTGGCATTTACCGCAAAATCTTCCTCTTCGTTTGATATTTGCTTTGAGAATAAGATCCAGCCAGGATTTAGATCCAACGGCAGAGATCTTAAGAGACAAATCGAGTTGGATGTTGAGGCTGGAGCAGCTGCCAGAGATTGGAATGCTATTCAGGctgctgaaaaattgaagcCGGCTGAAGTCGAGTTGAGAAAGACAGATGAAATGATTGATGACATTGCCTCTGAGTTAGAATACCTAGTTAGAAGGGAAGAAAGGTTAAGAGATACTAATGAGTCTACGAATAGAAGAGTGCGTAACTTCGGTATTTTGATCattgttgttcttctttccgTTGGTATGTATCAAATCAGATACATGAGAAACTACTTCCGTTCAAAGCACATTCTATGA
- a CDS encoding uncharacterized protein (BUSCO:EOG09260NXC), producing MSEDKRGSGMKEDKTPKSLVKGEEDNEKILRESEFETNTPEDKLIPEVGSSDQPDSKEQIVKKEEPEVEDSNNAALGQDDEEEDSNNHDDDGEEENDDDDDDDDDDDDDDDDDGDDVHRRKRRRGNRFLDVEAEVDEDEDEDEDDEEAELLKKDFLADDEAPEAASAAAESHIKLDRSREKLDEEDAQALAAQFRERYGRSASSRYMGSGAKVSQRLLLPSVDDPSIWGIHVKHGREKSIVRQLYARMFNMKGVEGVYSAFQRDDFEGYIYVEARRIDVVDRILSGIPGIYITGGKVLVPIDEYPDLLRPGKPEDHEVKPGSYVRIRSGKYKGDLGIVDNLADNGLEARVKLIPRLDYGRGVGSLTGRGHRGYHKGMARPPQKLFSQYSASQYDPEHLTTARTERNFFVYRNEEYIDGYLFKDISMTHLVMKDIRPTLRELELFGMGKDNNAQNIDNEAEGGSMPVDINKMARSLKKAQISSILFQPGDRIVVSSGEQTGMHGHVTSVAGNGKIVQVILKDGRAKEEVEVPASALRKVFLPGDHVTVVRGVHSGESGMIVQVQRKQVTLISDQTGKDVTVFANYLQRSVDRGALNMATESTEQEDADDEDGESSATFELHQIVRLNPTDVGLVIRMEKNALTILRTDGFTVRVEPEQIQSAVKLDRMTEKTTDRFGNEVKVGDVIKEIHGEKRQGNVLHVFRTTLFVRSKSIVENSGLFVVDADTVQILSAHADISTNSPAVAISGAFKMPDLSRMNPNRMAHPQINVSSTKFGGRDPTIHQYVSVRKGPYKGKKGLVKDANGSMARVEMHNPAKIVAINKVDLLFEVRPGQYIAYEQFAESRGRGRRAGRGGRVYSDAVARPPPSSAGSESPMWSSSGPTSTAASVPNGGAQNGGLTPSWSSSRTPAWGGRTPGWGNSGEKTPSWTSGGGKTPAWGSGSRSSWGGSSTRGQKSSYGGHTSYGGSTAYGGNTSYGGNTSYGGNAWKPVGSNSGGAKSSDWGSTPTAGDWDAPTPAAPKKEDDNYIPE from the coding sequence ATGAGTGAGGATAAACGAGGTTCGGGGATGAAAGAGGACAAGACACCTAAGAGTTTAGTGAAGGGGGAGGAAgacaatgaaaaaatattgagaGAAAGTGAATTCGAAACAAACACGCCCGAAGACAAGTTAATCCCTGAGGTTGGAAGTAGTGACCAACCTGATTCTAAGGAACAGAttgtgaagaaagaagagcCTGAGGTTGAAGATTCAAATAATGCGGCTTTGGGTCAAGAcgatgaggaggaagataGTAACAATCATGACGACGATGGggaagaggaaaatgatgatgacgatgatgacgaCGACGACGacgacgatgatgatgatgatgatggcgaTGATGTTCataggagaaaaagaagaagaggaaatcGGTTTTTAGATGTTGAGGCTGAAGTTGACGAGgacgaggatgaagatgaagacgATGAAGAAGCTGAGTTATTAAAGAAAGATTTCTTGgcagatgatgaagcaCCAGAGGCCGCATCTGCAGCCGCCGAAAGTCACATAAAACTAGACAGATCACGTGAAAAgcttgatgaagaagatgcgCAAGCTTTGGCAGCCCAGTTCCGTGAAAGATATGGAAGATCCGCATCTTCCCGTTACATGGGCAGTGGTGCCAAAGTGTCACAGAGGTTGTTATTGCCCTCCGTTGATGACCCATCCATCTGGGGTATACACGTTAAGCATGGACGTGAGAAGAGCATTGTTAGGCAATTGTATGCAAGAATGTTTAATATGAAGGGTGTCGAAGGTGTGTACAGTGCTTTTCAGAGAGACGACTTTGAGGGTTATATATATGTCGAGGCAAGACGGATCGATGTGGTTGATCGGATTCTTTCCGGTATTCCGGGAATTTATATCACCGGTGGAAAAGTGCTAGTTCCAATTGATGAGTACCCCGACTTGCTTCGTCCCGGAAAACCTGAAGATCATGAAGTTAAACCTGGAAGTTACGTCCGGATCAGGTCTGGAAAGTATAAGGGGGACCTTGGTATCGTTGATAATTTGGCTGACAACGGACTTGAGGCTCGTGTCAAGTTGATTCCAAGGCTAGATTATGGTCGTGGTGTGGGTTCGTTGACCGGACGTGGGCATCGTGGTTATCATAAAGGTATGGCTCGCCCACCTCAAAAGCTCTTTTCACAGTATTCCGCATCACAGTATGATCCTGAACATCTCACAACAGCCCGGACTGAGCGAAATTTCTTTGTTTACAGAAACGAGGAGTATATAGATGGTTATCTTTTCAAGGATATCAGCATGACGCACTTAGTTATGAAAGATATTCGACCAACGTTGCGTGAACTTGAGCTCTTTGGAATGGGCAAAGATAACAATGCACAGAATATTGATAATGAGGCAGAGGGAGGGTCGATGCCGGTGGACATTAACAAGATGGCCAGGAGTCTTAAAAAGGCACAGATATCttcaattctttttcaacCTGGTGATCGTAttgttgtttcttctgGTGAGCAAACTGGAATGCATGGTCATGTTACTAGTGTCGCCGGAAATGGTAAGATTGTGCAAGTAATTCTTAAGGATGGCCGAGCTAAGGAAGAAGTTGAGGTTCCTGCATCCGCTCTCAGAAAAGTTTTTCTACCTGGTGATCACGTTACTGTTGTTCGTGGTGTGCATTCTGGTGAAAGCGGAATGATTGTTCAAGTTCAACGAAAGCAGGTCACTTTAATATCAGACCAAACTGGAAAAGATGTGACCGTCTTTGCAAATTATTTACAGAGATCAGTGGATAGAGGTGCCTTAAATATGGCCACCGAATCCACAGAGCAGGAGGatgctgatgatgaggatggaGAATCCAGTGCGACATTCGAGTTGCATCAAATCGTCCGCTTAAATCCTACTGATGTTGGTCTCGTGATCCGAATGGAAAAGAATGCATTAACGATTCTTCGAACAGATGGATTCACGGTCCGTGTTGAACCTGAACAGATTCAAAGTGCCGTTAAGCTCGATAGGATGACGGAGAAGACGACCGATCGTTTCGGTAACGAAGTTAAGGTGGGAGACGTTATTAAGGAGATTCATGGAGAAAAACGGCAGGGTAACGTTTTGCACGTCTTTCGGACTACCTTGTTTGTGCGGTCCAAAAGTATAGTGGAGAACTCTGGACTATTCGTTGTGGACGCAGACACGGTTCAAATTCTATCAGCACATGCAGACATCTCGACTAATTCGCCTGCTGTGGCAATCTCCGGAGCATTCAAGATGCCAGACTTGAGCCGGATGAACCCAAACAGAATGGCACATCCACAGATTAATGTTTCCAGCACGAAGTTTGGAGGCCGTGATCCAACAATCCATCAATACGTTAGTGTTCGTAAAGGTCCGTACAAGGGTAAAAAGGGGCTTGTTAAGGATGCTAATGGATCCATGGCACGTGTTGAGATGCACAATCCAGCCAAGATCGTTGCAATTAATAAGGTTGATTTGCTCTTTGAAGTCCGTCCGGGTCAATACATTGCCTATGAACAATTTGCTGAGAGCAGAGGGAGGGGAAGACGTGCTGGCAGGGGAGGAAGAGTGTATTCTGATGCGGTTGCCAGACCACCGCCTTCAAGTGCGGGATCGGAATCACCAATGTGGTCTTCATCCGGTCCTACATCAACTGCAGCATCTGTTCCAAATGGTGGTGCTCAAAACGGTGGACTTACTCCATCGTGGTCATCCTCGCGCACCCCTGCCTGGGGTGGAAGAACTCCCGGATGGGGAAATAGTGGTGAAAAGACTCCAAGTTGGACATCCGGTGGGGGAAAGACTCCGGCATGGGGATCGGGTTCACGTTCTTCCTGGGGAGGAAGTAGTACGAGAGGTCAAAAGTCTAGTTACGGTGGTCATACCTCTTATGGTGGAAGTACGGCTTACGGTGGGAATACTTCCTATGGTGGAAACACTTCTTACGGTGGAAACGCTTGGAAACCTGTTGGAAGTAACAGTGGTGGGGCAAAGAGTTCTGACTGGGGTTCGACGCCAACGGCCGGTGATTGGGATGCTCCAACACCTGCTGCGCCTAAGAAGGAGGATGATAATTACATCCCAGAATga